A window of Maioricimonas rarisocia genomic DNA:
TTCCACTCGCCGCCGCTGTTCTTTCGTGTCTTCGGCAGCTTCATTGCGCTGGCGTTTGTCCTGCAGGGGGCCGCATTTCTTTTTGCGTCGCCCGAAAAACACCTCGGCAAGATGCGGTCGATGGTGGAGCGGATGCGGCACCAGATGCCGCACGACCTTCCGCAGGCAGACGATACGCCCGCGGGGGGCAGCTACGGCTGCCCGAACTGCGGTGCTCCGCTCGGCGATGACGCGGATGTTTCCCCCTCCGGCGATGTGAAGTGCCCGCACTGCTCGAGGTGGTTCAACATTCACCGCAAGGGGTGAGGAGGGCTGGGCGGGAGCATGTAGGGTGCTGTCGCCGGAGGCGACGCACCATCATCAGTCGTTTGGACTCGCCTGCCAGTTCCGATGGTGCGTCACGGAGATGTCCCGCCGCGGCAATTCGAACGTCGTGGATTGCCGACGGATGGCTTGCCGTGACACACCCTGCTTGATCCGGTGGGGCAGACATTCCTGTCTGCCGTCGTGAGCGAAGATCACGTGCCTTTTGTCGCATGGGTGCCACTGCTGGCTTTGTCCAGCAGTGCGAACGTCGTTCGACGTTCATGCTTGCCTCAAAGGGCAGGCATGCCGCATTGCCACTCCGCTGCGCGGCGAGGCCATGGCACCCCGCGATGATTTTCATCCTCCCGGGCGACGCACCGTCATGACAACTCCGTGGTTCCTGTTCAGCGAGCACTCGCTTCCGCTTCGTGCTGGTATTGTTCTTCTCTCACGCGTCCCCCCCCTCACGCCTCCCTCCAACTGTCGATCCGGCCGCTCCCGGTGTATCATGTCCGGCATTGCGCGGATGCACACAGCCAGCAGGAGAGAGCCAATGCCGATCGTTTCCCGCACGTTGCTGTCGTTTGCCGCTCTGTGCTGCATGGCGGCGGCAATCGCCGATGCCGACCAGTGGCCACGCTTCCGGGGAGAGCAGGGGGCCGGTACGTCCGAGACGACCGGGCTGCCCGTCACCTGGAGCGAATCGGAGAACATGGTCTGGAAGAAGGAGATGCCCGGCTATGGGGCCTCCAGCCCGATCGTCTGGGGAGACCGGCTGTTCATCACCTGCTATTCCGGCTACGGCCAAGGAGGCGAGGACGGCAGCCAGTCCGACCTTCGCGGTCGCACCCTCTGCATCGACCGTAACACGGGCGAGACCATCTGGGACAAATCGATCCCCACCTTCGACGGCGAACGACAGTACCAGGGCTTCATCCGCGAGCATGGCTACTCATCCGCCACGCCCGCGACCGACGGCACGCACCTGGTCTCCTTCTTCGGGGCCTCCGGCGTCGTCACGTACGATCTCGACGGCAACGAGCTGTGGCGGGCCAGCGTCGGCACGGAGACCCATAACTTCGGCAGCGGGACCTCGCCGGTCATCTTCGACTCGCTCGTCATCATCAACGCCAGCGTCGAGAGCGATGCCCTGGTCGCCCTGAAGCTGACGGACGGCAGCGAAGTCTGGCGGACCGAGGACATCCCCCGGTCGTGGAATACTCCCATCATCGTGCAGCCGCCCGGCGGCGGTGTTCCCGAACTGGTCGTCAACATGCGGGGCCAGCTCAAAGGCTTCAATCCGCGGACCGGTGAGGAACTCTGGCGGTGTGAAGCGATTCCCGACTACATCTGCCCCAGCGTCGTCACGCATGACGGCATCGCGTACGCGATCGGCGGGCGTCGCAGCCAGTGCCTGGCCGTCCGGACTGGCGGACGCGGAGACGTGACCGAATCGCACAAGCTGTGGCAGATCGACGTCGGCTCGAACGTTCCGTCCCCCGTTTATCACGATGGCCACCTGTACTG
This region includes:
- a CDS encoding outer membrane protein assembly factor BamB family protein; its protein translation is MPIVSRTLLSFAALCCMAAAIADADQWPRFRGEQGAGTSETTGLPVTWSESENMVWKKEMPGYGASSPIVWGDRLFITCYSGYGQGGEDGSQSDLRGRTLCIDRNTGETIWDKSIPTFDGERQYQGFIREHGYSSATPATDGTHLVSFFGASGVVTYDLDGNELWRASVGTETHNFGSGTSPVIFDSLVIINASVESDALVALKLTDGSEVWRTEDIPRSWNTPIIVQPPGGGVPELVVNMRGQLKGFNPRTGEELWRCEAIPDYICPSVVTHDGIAYAIGGRRSQCLAVRTGGRGDVTESHKLWQIDVGSNVPSPVYHDGHLYWMNHRGLVYCVDAESGEIVTERRSSAGKTYASMTYADGRLYAVSRDKGAFVFEATPEMPELAHNTIADDDTIFNGSPTAVDGRLYLRSDAALYCIAKQ